A window from Chryseobacterium vaccae encodes these proteins:
- a CDS encoding glycosyltransferase family 39 protein: MMFNLAVLFLKIFYSHKKNFEGLTFEDWDIANNLVKYGVYSEFMSVGPTAYKLPVYPLFLSLFIYIFGDHAKTAVILSQHFIFFLIPLLFILISKIFNKDKIGILTGYLFIGSPAYFLYSNTLEITNVFIFIFLIFLYFFLVIWNGKYSWGHVIMLGISSAVLFLSQVVAVPLSMILLLCLLLFKKIKLKELVAVLGIIGCLYTPWVARNYVTFNKIILSKSPVWQNIHFGYFHEVQVFESLQKISLQKSSEIRKKRMHTDEFTMEKIYEKEVRSIEKNNPYISLKKAAANALMLWYVPSRYFYDSSPAVMGRKVYVIILNFTVLISLIQLYRHKKWELFLFSILLFGNFTVPYMIGQAGMTRFKLDFEWYQLFLAAYLVYNTVFNKYKKETE, translated from the coding sequence ATGATGTTTAACTTGGCAGTTCTTTTTCTGAAGATTTTTTATTCTCACAAAAAAAATTTTGAGGGACTTACCTTTGAAGATTGGGATATTGCTAATAATTTGGTTAAATATGGAGTGTATTCCGAATTTATGAGTGTAGGGCCTACCGCGTATAAGCTGCCGGTATATCCACTTTTTTTATCTCTATTCATTTATATTTTTGGGGACCATGCAAAAACAGCTGTTATTCTATCGCAGCATTTTATCTTTTTTCTAATCCCCCTGCTTTTTATTCTCATTTCAAAAATATTCAATAAAGATAAAATAGGAATTCTTACCGGATATTTATTTATAGGATCACCTGCCTACTTTCTCTATTCCAATACTTTGGAAATTACGAATGTTTTCATTTTTATTTTTCTGATCTTTCTATACTTTTTTTTAGTCATATGGAATGGAAAATATTCCTGGGGACACGTCATCATGCTGGGAATCAGTTCGGCAGTGTTATTTTTAAGCCAGGTGGTTGCAGTTCCGCTTTCCATGATTCTTTTACTGTGCCTTCTTTTATTTAAAAAAATTAAGCTGAAAGAACTGGTGGCAGTGCTGGGAATTATCGGCTGTTTATATACCCCGTGGGTAGCCCGGAATTACGTAACTTTTAATAAGATTATTCTATCCAAGAGCCCCGTTTGGCAGAATATACATTTCGGATATTTTCATGAAGTACAGGTTTTTGAGTCATTACAAAAAATATCTCTTCAGAAAAGCTCCGAAATAAGAAAAAAAAGAATGCATACCGATGAGTTCACCATGGAGAAAATATATGAAAAAGAAGTCAGGAGTATTGAAAAAAACAACCCTTATATCTCACTGAAAAAAGCCGCTGCCAATGCACTTATGTTATGGTATGTACCATCAAGATATTTCTATGATTCCTCACCCGCAGTCATGGGAAGGAAAGTTTATGTTATCATTTTGAATTTTACTGTTTTGATAAGCTTGATCCAGTTATACAGGCACAAAAAGTGGGAATTATTTCTTTTTTCAATATTGTTGTTTGGTAACTTTACAGTACCTTATATGATAGGACAGGCCGGAATGACAAGATTTAAACTGGATTTTGAATGGTATCAGCTGTTTTTAGCAGCATACCTCGTGTATAACACTGTTTTTAATAAATATAAAAAAGAAACTGAATAA
- a CDS encoding ribonuclease inhibitor, whose product MLNTSNNNTRKMIVIHGGHFSSLAGFYDEISNVLMKDADWKVGTLDGFDDILYGGFGIFENNEEIEMIWKLSGKSKEDLGLMATQEFYENKIRQGKPFNTELIQQKLNELLAGRGQTLFEILVEIIQSHKNITLVLSED is encoded by the coding sequence GTGTTGAATACTTCAAATAACAATACAAGAAAAATGATCGTCATCCATGGCGGTCATTTTTCGTCTCTAGCAGGTTTCTATGATGAAATTTCCAACGTGCTGATGAAAGATGCGGACTGGAAAGTGGGAACGCTTGATGGCTTTGATGATATTTTATATGGCGGTTTCGGAATATTTGAAAATAATGAGGAAATAGAAATGATATGGAAGCTGTCTGGAAAATCAAAAGAAGACCTTGGCCTAATGGCTACACAGGAATTTTATGAAAATAAGATCAGACAGGGCAAACCTTTTAACACCGAATTGATTCAACAGAAACTAAACGAGCTTCTGGCCGGAAGAGGACAAACACTGTTTGAAATTCTGGTTGAAATCATACAATCCCATAAAAATATTACGTTGGTTTTATCGGAAGACTAA
- a CDS encoding phosphoribosylformylglycinamidine synthase produces the protein MSKNKRIFVEKRGIFDVESPKIFDEVKAVVPAVQSVKVYNVYDIFGLNDGEFEKVVYNTFVDPVTDILHTENPAEKIHFGMEFLPGQYDQRADSAQQCIALLTENEKSKVRSGKLIEFEGISESDLVKIKDLLINKVESQEKDLSVLDIPADETPSKVLVHENFTNFNDAELENFYNNHGFALGLDDLKFIQEYFKTEQRNPTETELKVLDTYWSDHCRHTTFETELSDIQFEGQFKHTLETIFNDYIEKRKFLGRELKPISLMDLATVCGKYFHKTGNLDNLVISDEINACTIQIEAEYDGKKEPWYLLFKNETHNHPTEIEPFGGASTCLGGAIRDPLSGRSFVFQAMRLTGAADVLESVDKTLPGKLPQKTITKQAANGYSSYGNQIGLATTMVSEIYDEGYKAKRMEVGFVTGAVPIDWVRREKPANGDSIIILGGATGRDGVGGASGSSKEQDETSIHTMSSEVQKGNAVEERKIQRLFRNPEVTRLIKKSNDFGAGGVSVAIGEIADSLEVNLDVLPLKYEGLNGTELAISESQERMAVVVDPKDKEKFIKFCEAENIVAVEVAKVTDSGRMQMFWKGDKIVDLSRAFLDTNGCSKSQEVKITHLEEVKEETKTFTEENFLDTLKDKNVASQKGLLEMFDSSVGGTTVAMPLGGKYQQTLMEGSVQTLPVLGAKDIKTVSLASWGFDAEISKQNSLLGASYAVVESVAKIVAMGGDYKNIRLSFQEYFEKLGQNPEKWGKPLASLLGAYDAQINLGLAAIGGKDSMSGTYQDLNVPPTLISFACANGEKQNIISPEFKAAGNKIYFFNHIAQESGLPDYTALKEVYEFIFENINSGKIVSVKTVKDGGVAVALAKMSFGNRLGAEINADENTLLAKNIGSLIIEAKEELSSVNLQMIGKVVTDEVVTINNFKFQISNLESAYTGTFENLFPTVEKEKITVEIDEKSNSIHPRNIIIKKHGIAQPKVFAPVFPGTNCEYDTLNAFQKEGAVVSSLPLINISHQLLDESIDAWVEEIRTSQILAFSGGFSAGDEPDGSAKFIVNVLKNEKMKNAVHELLDRDGMIIGICNGFQALVKSGLLPYGRIKDLDENSPTLAHNAIRRHISQMVTVRVVNDESPWLKGMKGQEFTIPISHGEGRFMASEEEIKKLYENGQIATQYIDLDGNIAHGMPFNPNNSLFGIEGITSPCGKIYGRMGHPERFAEGLMKNIPTANYHNIFKNGVEYFK, from the coding sequence ATGTCTAAAAACAAAAGAATTTTCGTAGAAAAAAGAGGAATTTTCGATGTGGAAAGTCCAAAAATTTTTGATGAAGTAAAAGCGGTGGTTCCTGCCGTTCAAAGCGTAAAAGTATACAATGTGTACGATATTTTCGGTTTGAATGACGGAGAATTTGAAAAAGTAGTATATAACACTTTTGTAGACCCTGTTACGGATATTTTACACACCGAAAACCCGGCAGAAAAAATCCACTTTGGAATGGAGTTTTTACCCGGACAGTATGACCAGAGAGCAGATTCTGCCCAGCAGTGTATTGCATTGCTGACGGAAAATGAAAAATCAAAAGTAAGAAGCGGTAAGCTGATTGAATTTGAAGGAATCTCTGAATCAGATCTTGTTAAAATCAAAGACCTGCTGATCAATAAAGTAGAGTCTCAGGAAAAAGACCTGTCCGTACTGGATATTCCTGCCGATGAAACCCCTTCAAAAGTTTTGGTTCATGAAAATTTCACCAATTTTAATGATGCTGAGCTTGAGAATTTCTACAATAACCACGGTTTTGCCCTGGGGCTGGATGACCTTAAGTTCATTCAGGAATATTTCAAAACAGAGCAGAGAAACCCTACCGAAACAGAACTTAAAGTTTTAGATACCTACTGGAGTGACCACTGCCGTCATACCACTTTCGAAACAGAATTGTCAGACATTCAGTTTGAAGGGCAGTTCAAACATACATTGGAAACCATTTTCAATGACTATATCGAAAAAAGAAAATTCTTAGGCCGAGAACTGAAGCCAATCTCATTAATGGATCTGGCCACCGTATGCGGTAAATATTTTCATAAAACAGGTAACCTGGATAATCTTGTGATTTCCGATGAGATCAACGCCTGTACCATCCAGATTGAAGCAGAATACGACGGTAAAAAAGAACCTTGGTATTTATTATTCAAAAATGAAACCCACAATCACCCTACAGAAATTGAACCTTTCGGAGGGGCTTCTACCTGTTTAGGAGGAGCCATCAGAGATCCTTTATCTGGAAGATCTTTTGTATTCCAGGCGATGAGACTGACAGGTGCTGCTGATGTTTTAGAATCAGTAGACAAAACCTTACCGGGAAAATTACCACAAAAAACCATTACCAAACAGGCTGCCAACGGATATTCATCGTATGGTAACCAGATCGGTCTGGCAACAACCATGGTTTCCGAAATCTATGATGAAGGCTACAAAGCCAAAAGAATGGAAGTAGGGTTTGTAACCGGAGCGGTTCCTATAGATTGGGTAAGACGTGAAAAACCAGCCAATGGGGATTCCATCATTATTTTAGGAGGGGCAACAGGACGTGACGGAGTTGGTGGTGCCAGCGGAAGTTCAAAAGAGCAGGACGAAACCTCTATTCACACCATGAGTTCCGAAGTTCAGAAAGGAAATGCAGTAGAAGAACGTAAAATCCAGAGACTGTTCAGAAATCCGGAGGTGACAAGACTGATTAAAAAGTCAAATGACTTCGGTGCCGGAGGAGTTTCCGTAGCCATCGGTGAAATTGCAGACTCTCTGGAAGTAAACCTTGATGTGCTTCCTTTAAAATATGAAGGATTAAACGGAACCGAACTGGCTATTTCCGAATCTCAGGAAAGAATGGCTGTAGTGGTAGATCCGAAAGATAAAGAAAAGTTCATTAAATTCTGTGAAGCTGAAAATATCGTAGCGGTAGAAGTAGCGAAAGTAACAGATTCAGGAAGAATGCAGATGTTCTGGAAAGGAGATAAAATCGTAGATCTTTCAAGAGCATTCCTGGATACCAACGGATGTTCAAAATCTCAGGAAGTAAAGATCACTCACCTTGAAGAAGTAAAAGAAGAAACCAAAACATTCACGGAAGAAAACTTCCTGGATACCTTAAAAGATAAAAACGTAGCTTCCCAGAAAGGATTGCTGGAAATGTTCGATTCTTCAGTTGGAGGAACGACCGTAGCAATGCCTTTAGGAGGGAAATATCAGCAGACCTTAATGGAAGGAAGTGTTCAGACACTGCCTGTTTTAGGAGCAAAAGATATTAAAACCGTTTCTCTGGCAAGCTGGGGCTTTGATGCTGAAATTTCAAAACAGAACTCATTGCTGGGAGCATCTTATGCAGTCGTAGAAAGCGTTGCGAAGATCGTTGCCATGGGTGGGGATTACAAAAACATCAGATTAAGCTTCCAGGAATATTTTGAGAAACTTGGACAAAACCCTGAAAAATGGGGCAAACCTTTAGCCTCCCTTTTAGGAGCTTATGATGCTCAGATCAACCTTGGCTTAGCGGCTATCGGAGGAAAAGATTCCATGAGCGGAACTTACCAGGATCTGAACGTACCGCCAACATTGATTTCTTTTGCATGTGCCAATGGAGAAAAACAAAACATCATTTCCCCGGAATTTAAAGCAGCAGGAAACAAGATTTATTTCTTCAATCATATCGCTCAGGAAAGTGGTCTTCCAGATTATACTGCTTTAAAAGAAGTTTATGAATTCATCTTTGAAAACATTAACTCAGGAAAAATCGTTTCTGTAAAAACAGTGAAAGACGGTGGAGTGGCTGTAGCATTGGCCAAAATGAGCTTCGGAAACAGATTAGGTGCAGAAATAAATGCAGATGAAAATACTTTATTAGCTAAAAATATCGGTAGCTTAATTATCGAAGCTAAAGAAGAACTAAGCTCTGTAAATCTTCAGATGATTGGAAAAGTAGTTACGGATGAAGTGGTAACCATCAATAATTTCAAATTTCAAATTTCAAATCTTGAATCAGCTTACACCGGTACATTTGAAAACCTTTTCCCAACGGTAGAAAAAGAAAAAATTACGGTGGAGATTGATGAAAAATCAAACTCCATCCATCCAAGAAATATCATCATCAAGAAACACGGAATTGCGCAGCCTAAAGTATTCGCTCCGGTATTCCCGGGAACCAACTGTGAGTATGACACACTGAATGCATTCCAGAAAGAAGGAGCTGTAGTAAGCAGTCTGCCTTTGATCAACATCAGTCACCAATTATTGGATGAAAGCATCGATGCATGGGTAGAAGAGATCAGAACCTCTCAGATTTTAGCATTCTCGGGAGGATTCTCAGCAGGGGATGAGCCGGATGGTTCCGCAAAATTCATCGTGAATGTTCTGAAAAACGAAAAGATGAAAAATGCCGTTCACGAGCTGTTAGACAGAGACGGAATGATCATCGGGATTTGTAACGGATTCCAGGCGTTGGTGAAATCAGGGCTGCTGCCTTACGGAAGAATTAAAGATCTGGATGAAAACTCTCCAACATTGGCTCATAACGCCATCAGAAGACATATTTCCCAGATGGTGACAGTAAGAGTGGTGAATGATGAAAGCCCATGGTTAAAAGGAATGAAAGGCCAGGAGTTTACCATTCCGATTTCCCACGGTGAAGGACGTTTCATGGCTTCAGAAGAAGAAATCAAAAAGCTTTATGAAAACGGACAGATTGCAACACAGTATATCGATTTAGACGGAAACATTGCCCACGGAATGCCGTTCAACCCAAACAACTCACTGTTCGGAATTGAAGGAATTACCAGTCCATGTGGAAAGATTTACGGAAGAATGGGACATCCTGAACGTTTTGCAGAAGGCCTCATGAAAAATATTCCTACCGCGAATTATCACAATATATTCAAAAACGGTGTTGAATACTTCAAATAA
- a CDS encoding serine hydrolase translates to MRNALMFILILTFVKSYSQSEKTVYSIIEANAKKLAEKSGAYSVSIGIIKDGKVYTRHFGELDKGKGNQANDNTYFEIASVTKLFTGQMLSKAVLEGKINLDDDIRKYLKDDYRNLEFNGTPVKVRNILSYTTALPRSLPDEDDLKGKNWTDKSPFLIVEREAGYFKDQFLKDLKQVKLDTVPGFKYQYSNLSLELAGHILENVYGKEVETLFHENIFSKLGMKNTKFTLGKNEILANGYNGDHQLMPHFASNLWGSTGARTKSTLGDLMKFLKDELYSKDKVVQGTHKNIENSKETWKGYLWDDYYISEFGKVGFKHGGSFGTQTWFTVYPELNIGICMIVNVSVDGGGFVLLDSASEIMEDLTSSSAKKEVYGYSVKGNNVVFSYTHPKNADAGLLNTIAVAGSFNDWNPENKEYRMTKKDKNRFELEVPISKFEKGKTYSFKFVLNKVVWMNAPKKASNADGTPDRNLTLVL, encoded by the coding sequence ATGAGAAATGCATTGATGTTTATACTTATTCTGACCTTTGTGAAGAGCTATTCACAGAGTGAAAAGACAGTATATTCAATCATTGAAGCGAATGCAAAAAAACTGGCTGAAAAATCAGGAGCCTATTCCGTGTCCATCGGAATCATAAAAGATGGAAAAGTCTATACCAGACATTTTGGTGAACTCGATAAAGGAAAAGGAAACCAGGCAAATGATAATACCTACTTTGAAATAGCTTCAGTAACCAAGCTTTTTACAGGTCAGATGCTGTCTAAAGCAGTATTGGAAGGAAAGATTAATCTTGATGATGACATTAGGAAATATCTTAAAGACGATTACCGGAATTTAGAATTTAACGGAACTCCTGTAAAAGTCAGAAATATTCTTTCTTATACTACAGCATTACCAAGAAGCTTGCCTGATGAAGATGATTTGAAAGGTAAAAATTGGACTGATAAAAGTCCTTTTTTAATAGTGGAACGTGAAGCGGGCTATTTTAAAGACCAGTTTTTAAAAGATCTGAAGCAGGTAAAACTGGATACCGTTCCCGGATTTAAATATCAATACAGCAACTTAAGTCTTGAACTGGCAGGACATATCCTTGAAAATGTCTATGGTAAAGAGGTAGAAACGCTTTTCCATGAAAATATTTTTTCAAAATTAGGGATGAAGAATACTAAGTTTACCCTGGGGAAAAATGAAATATTAGCCAATGGATACAATGGAGATCATCAGTTAATGCCTCATTTTGCCTCTAATTTATGGGGTTCTACAGGAGCAAGAACAAAATCAACTCTCGGAGATCTGATGAAGTTTCTGAAAGATGAACTGTATTCAAAAGACAAGGTTGTTCAGGGAACCCATAAAAATATAGAGAATAGTAAAGAAACCTGGAAGGGCTATCTTTGGGATGACTATTACATCAGTGAATTCGGAAAAGTTGGATTTAAACATGGTGGCTCTTTTGGAACTCAGACCTGGTTTACGGTATACCCTGAATTGAATATAGGAATCTGTATGATTGTCAATGTCAGTGTAGACGGGGGCGGATTTGTACTTCTGGACAGCGCTTCAGAAATCATGGAAGACCTTACTTCATCATCAGCAAAAAAAGAAGTGTACGGATATTCTGTAAAAGGAAATAACGTTGTGTTCAGCTATACCCATCCCAAAAATGCAGATGCCGGGTTGCTCAATACCATTGCAGTAGCAGGTTCTTTCAATGACTGGAATCCTGAAAATAAAGAATACCGGATGACGAAAAAAGATAAAAACCGGTTCGAACTGGAAGTTCCCATATCCAAATTTGAAAAAGGTAAGACATATTCCTTTAAATTTGTACTGAACAAAGTAGTCTGGATGAATGCTCCTAAAAAAGCTTCCAATGCAGACGGAACTCCGGATAGAAATCTGACACTGGTGCTTTAA
- a CDS encoding serine hydrolase has translation MKNIFVLVLALAFTKNYAQNDKAVYSIIDANAKKIAEKSGAYSVSVGILKDGKIYTKHFGEIDKGKGNKANDNTYFEIASVTKVMTGQLLAKAVVDGKINLDDDIRKYLKGDYPNLEYNGTPIKIKNFIAYNSALPRTLPDDEAIYKNLTSETPFLLRDLSASYSREQFFKDLKNVKLKGLPGVEYNYSNLSLELTGVILENAYGKSMETLFNENIFSRLGMQHTKFGAQKTELVANGYYDGKLMPHFESNLWSSSGMKTISSMGDLMKFMKDELYSKDKVILESQRNIDNSKENWHSYFWDNFYISEYGKVGNKHGGAFGTQTWFAIYPELKMGICVIVNNSTPTTFPILQNAAGEIIEDFAVPSAKKEMYGYSVKGNNVVFSYTHPQNADAGLLNTVALAGSFNDWNPENKDYQMTKKDKNRFELEVPVSKFEKGKTYTFKFVLNKIAWLNAPKRASNADSTPDKNLIFTL, from the coding sequence ATGAAGAATATATTCGTATTGGTACTGGCTTTAGCGTTTACAAAGAACTATGCACAGAATGATAAAGCTGTTTATTCTATCATAGATGCCAATGCAAAAAAAATTGCAGAAAAATCCGGAGCGTATTCCGTTTCTGTCGGAATTCTGAAAGACGGGAAAATCTATACCAAACATTTCGGTGAAATAGACAAAGGAAAAGGCAATAAAGCCAATGATAATACCTATTTCGAAATTGCTTCAGTTACCAAGGTGATGACTGGACAATTACTGGCGAAAGCAGTGGTTGACGGAAAAATTAATCTTGATGATGATATCAGAAAATACCTAAAAGGAGATTATCCCAATCTGGAATACAACGGTACTCCGATTAAAATCAAAAACTTTATCGCTTACAATTCCGCATTACCACGGACATTACCTGATGATGAAGCGATTTATAAAAATCTGACGAGTGAAACCCCATTTTTATTAAGAGATCTCTCTGCCTCTTATTCCAGGGAACAGTTTTTCAAAGATTTAAAAAATGTAAAACTGAAAGGACTTCCGGGAGTAGAATATAACTACAGTAATCTGAGTCTGGAACTAACAGGAGTTATTTTGGAAAACGCATACGGAAAGAGTATGGAAACCCTTTTCAATGAAAATATTTTTTCCAGGCTGGGAATGCAGCATACCAAATTCGGAGCTCAAAAAACGGAGCTTGTAGCAAATGGGTATTACGACGGAAAGTTGATGCCGCATTTTGAATCGAACCTATGGAGTTCTTCAGGAATGAAAACCATATCCAGTATGGGAGATCTTATGAAATTCATGAAAGATGAGTTGTATTCAAAAGACAAAGTCATTCTGGAGTCACAGAGAAATATTGATAACAGCAAGGAAAACTGGCACAGCTACTTCTGGGATAACTTCTACATCAGTGAATACGGAAAGGTTGGCAATAAACATGGCGGAGCATTCGGCACGCAAACCTGGTTTGCCATTTATCCCGAACTTAAAATGGGAATTTGTGTAATCGTCAACAATAGTACACCCACAACTTTCCCTATTCTTCAGAATGCTGCTGGCGAAATAATAGAAGATTTCGCAGTCCCTTCAGCAAAAAAAGAAATGTACGGATATTCAGTAAAAGGAAATAACGTTGTATTCAGCTATACCCACCCTCAAAATGCAGATGCCGGACTGCTCAATACCGTTGCACTAGCAGGCTCCTTCAATGACTGGAATCCTGAAAATAAGGACTACCAGATGACAAAAAAAGATAAAAACCGGTTTGAACTGGAAGTTCCTGTATCCAAATTTGAAAAAGGGAAGACATATACCTTTAAATTTGTACTGAACAAGATCGCCTGGCTGAATGCTCCTAAAAGAGCTTCGAATGCGGACAGTACACCGGATAAGAACTTAATATTCACACTTTAA